The Mangrovimonas cancribranchiae nucleotide sequence AAGAGTTCTTTTATATAAAGGAAGCATTTTTCTTTGTTCCAAAAATGGTTTTAAAAACATGAATGACAACAATGAATAGATGGCAACACCAATAAAAATTAGAAACTGCGACAAAGTTTGATCAATATTCCCGTAAAACCCGCCCCAATAAGCTACAACAATCTCTAAAAGCATGACCCCCAAAAGCATCAAACAAAAGCGACACCACTTTTTTAAGATTACTGCCTGGGTATAAATAGAATAGATTATAACAATCAAGCTCAATATGCTAATATTGCCCAAAAGCAAAAAAGTATTTGTTTTGAAAGAAAACACTTGTAATAAAAATCCCGCTAAAAAATACGAAAAAGCGATTGTGCTTAAAGACAAACTACTACCTAATAATTGCGCTTGTTTGGAGTACAATACGGCCTCGCAGTTTAATTTCTTTCCTCCTTTACAAAAATGTTGAAGCTTGGGCTTATAAACCGAAATTTCATACCTAACCAATTCGTAGGATATAACTAACCCTAAAATATTTAAGATAAAAAACAATAAAACTGGTAATGATATTTCACTTATAGCAGTATTCCTAACCAAAATCATTAACAGGCAAACCAAAAGAATTGCCTTCAATACTTGCTCGACCCGTCGTTTTTTTAATTTCTCAATGATGTTAGGTTCTTGAGAATTTTCATTTTTCTCAACTAAAAGCGCAATACCAGTCCAACGCTCAATAAATTGTTTTTTTGTAGCTGTTTTCTTTTTATTAAGATAATTATAATATGTAACATCTTTATCAGTAACTTTTTCTATAGTGTGGAAAAAGAGTATAGCAGGAGCCCGCTCATCTTCTTTAACCATTACCTGAACAACACAAGGAAGCGGTAATTTGTCTAGGGAATCATTCTCTACTTTGACGGCAGCACTGTCTATCTTATAATGTGAAAGAGATTCTGAAATAGCTAGAAGATTCGGATAATCGGATTGAGAAAGGATTATATCAGTTGCATATACCTTAGTGTACTTAACCTTTAAAAGTTGTAGTATCTTAATAAAAGTGTGGAGTGCATTATCCATAGTTCAAAAAGTGTACTTTCTTTAATTAACCGTTACAAAGTATAAAATTCGAGGATAGGCCGAATAAGGATACACCTTACCATTTGGAAGGTTTTGTTTGGTGAAATCTAAAATTACAACTTGATGATGGAGGTTTTTAGAGAATTGCAGACCTACTTTTTAGACCAATAGCCTACTCATAACTATAATAAAGTTCAATCTATTACTCACATTAAAAACTATAACTTTTTCAAAGTTTTAGGGAATTAAGCAGTTCTAAACTGGTAATGTTTAAAAAAAATTAAATAACTATTTACTTCAAAACTAAATAATTCTATTTATTCACTATTACTTTTAAATCTATATTCCCGACTTCTTTAAGGTAGTTTTCAGTTACTCCGAGTAATGTCATAATACTTTCCGATACGCTCTGTTTGGACAAACTTGGTTGCACGATAAAAACCTCAAAATTCATTGGTTTTTTATTCTTGGCAATAGTCAATAGTCTTTCCAAATCATCTGAACTTCCTTTTTCAATTCTACTTCTTTCTTCTCCAGTTCTGACTTTAGTTTTTCTTTTTAGCAGATGTTCAAAAAATTCTGTTCCTTTTTTATGTTTCCAATGAATGGATTTTTGTGCTTGACCACAAACTTCATAAAAGTTGTCTATCCTTGTGTTTATGTTACCGTCTTTTGCAAATTTCAGATGATAGAACTGGACATCGATTCTCTTATCAAATTCTTTTATCGTTATTACATCTGCAATTTCTCCTGAATAGTCATCATCATATACTATATCATAATCTTCTGCAATAAGTTTTTGGATTGTAGCATATTGTATTGAATCGGTTCGCAAAGGAACTACTCCTTGCGCTTCTTTACTTAAATCAACATTTGACCAATCCCAAGCGATTAAATTCTCTGTTGGATATGGTAAAATTATTTGTTTTAATTCAACATATTCATTGCCTTCTAATCTTGAGCCATCAGCAAACCAAACTATTGGTGGATTAGCATTTAAATATTCAGTCAAGTCAAACTTCTTGGTTCCGATTAATATTTCTCCGTTATTGACAGAAGTTTTTACAATTCTAAAATTTGCTATTTGATTTTCTTCAATTGTTTCTATAAATAGCTCTTTTTTAAATTGAATAGAATTTGAAGGTGTTTTAATTTCAAATGTTATTTCTCCATTGGCATTTGCATTCGTTAGCCCAATTGAGCAATTCGTCAAACTGAATTCTTGGTTATCGATAACAAACGAAACTCTTGATTCAGAATTATCGTAAAAATTATCATCCCAATCTATATGAGTAGGATAAATTTTTGGAATATCACTTATAATTTGGGGAATCAAGGTTTCTTTTAAAACTTGGTTAGGGTCGATTGATTCATCTATTAATTTTTTTCCAAGTTTGTTACACCATTTAATGAAACCTCTTAAATCATTTCTTAAATAACTCCAAATACGACCTTTGTAAGAACAACCTAAAGTTATTTTATCTCCTTCATCGTAACCTGAACCAAATACAAACGCCTTTTGTCCTCTTTGCTGTTCTGCAATTGACAATGCTTCTTCTATATCTGTTCCAACTCTCATAGTAAATCGAATTTTTCGATTTAAAAATTCCTTTAAACCAACATTTTGAAGTGAAACTCTTTTTACATCGTAAAAACTTTTGAAAACATTTAATTGGTTAATCATTAAAGCTTTGTCATACAGAACAGCATTAGCTAAATCTTTATAGAGACTTGATTTATCTGAACTATGAATAAACAATAGATTGCTCTCTGTATCATAATAAAGAACTGTTAATTGCCAATTTAGACCAAATACCTCTTTATAGTTTACCCATTCAACTTCGCTTTTACCAGCTGTAATCAAAACCAAAGTTTTAGCTGTTTCATTATAGTCCGAAAACTTATATTCTAAATCATCATATCCTTTGATTCCTTTTTTAAATTTCTTTAAATCGTAAGTGTCATCTACAACAATATCTTGGTCATCTTTATCAAAATTGTTTTTATAAACTACTGTACTTAATGCAAACCGAATGTTCTGGAAAGGAATTTTTGAGCTTTCTAAATATTGGAATCCATCTATAAATTCATTAAAATCTATCTGCTCTTCAATTTCATCAGAACTCAATGTTGATAATAATGAGTTCCAGTCTGAATCTTGTGCGTAAAGTTCACTTAACTCATTTTCAACGTTTGAATCTGCTAAATTGGCAATAAAAGTAGCATTGCCAAGTTCATCATCGTGCGATGTCCTTGTAAATCTACCAGCAAATTGAAGTGTAATTGGTAAGCTCTTTCTAATATCGTGAAATGCTGCTATTTTGAGTTGTGGTAAATCAAAACCTTCTCCCAGCATATTTACAGCAACAATAATTTTATGTTCACAATTAACAATTGACTCTAAAATTGCTTTTTTATTCGCAATTGAAGAATGAACCATTATAGGATTTAAATCCTCAAATTCTTCATAAATTTCAAATATTTCTTTTGCTCTGGTTTTGTTTTCACATCGAGCCATTAATATATGATTGTAACCAGAAGCAATATCTTCTCTTAATTTCTCAACTGCTTTTTCTGCGATTATTTTATCTCCTTTTTTGAAGTCATACTCTCTAATTGGTAGAAAACTAATAGGCTTAAAATATCCTTGTTCTTGTGCTTTTTTTAGTGAAAAGTTAAATATTATTTTACCGTCAACTCTTTTTCTATCGTTACGGAAAGGTGTCGCTGTAAATTGTAAAATTTTTGATTCCTTGAAAAATAGCCTTACTCTGTTCCAAGAACGAGCTTCTGAATGATGTGCTTCATCTATAAATAAATGAGAAAAGTTTTCTGAAAGTAATACGAGTAGCTCATTTGAATTTTTTGAGAGAATACTCATTGTAGTAACAACAACATTGCATTCGTTAATAAACTCCAACAGTTCATCTGATTCCGTGAAATTTTGCTGTAAAATTCCAACTCTTGGATTTAAGGCATTTTCATTTACGATTCCAAATTTCTTAAGTAATCCTAAAGTATAAAATTTGTTGAATATTTGAGTTCTTAAGGCATCAGAAGGAACGGTGATAATTATCTTTTCGCACCTATTAGCTATTAGGGTTGTAAGCATAGTTTCAGTTTTACCTGTTCCTGTAGGCATAACAACTGTACCTATTTCATCTGAAATTTTTAAGTGGCTTAAAATTGAATATAAAGCAGCAATTTGTGGTTCTCTTAAACCATTTATTCCTTCTGGCAAGTCTTCTTCAATAAAAGAGAAATTTCCTTTCCAAGATTCAATTATTTCATCTGTCGTGTATTCTTTAATTTTAGGATGTTTAATCCATTTTTTGAATCTTATCTCATTATTTTCTAATCTTTCTTCAGTTGTTTTTTTATTAGTTAATAGAACGTAATCAAAACCTTCAGGCATTGTGTCTGGATTGCTACACAAACAATATTGAATTCCATTATTTTCAATAATCGTATAGCTTCTATGCGAAGAGACAAAGTTGTATTCTAATTTTGAACTAGGTTCTAATAGTTGTTTGGCAATATTTTTAGTCCTAACTTTCTGCCAATATATTTTCTTTAATTCGGGAAGTTTTAATTTCATAAGTTAAATTTATATCTATAGTTTTAAAAAAAACCAAGTTTTAAAATTCGATGATTCTCAAAAACTCATAAAAACTACTCAATAAGTTAATGAACCTATATTATATATAGTAGGAAATTAGATTTCTTTTTTAACACGAACTGTAATTCCAACAAAAAAATATTTTAAAATATATTGATCAAAGTTATCGATTCCCTCAATTAATGAGATTCGTTTGAAACCAATCTCATTTATTTGTGTTAAAACATCGTGTAATTTCTGTTCTTTATTATGAAAATCAATTAAACCTGCATTATGTATTTTTCTTGAAATCATTCTTGGTAAACCAAACTCCTCAAGCTGGTAAACAACTGTTGGTAGAAATGCATTTGATGCTAAAGAAACAAAACGTGAAATGTCATAGTTTTTATCCTTTAGTATCTCTTTTTGCAAAACATTGACATCACTCAACAATGAAGTTAATTTAAAAGTAACTTTTCTTTCCAGTTTAAAAAAATCATCAATACCTATTTCGTAAGGTTCTAATTCTTTTAAAAGTTTTGGTATAGGTTTAAACCAGTTATATTTCAAAATTTTAACAAACTCTACGAATTGTGTATAACTTGCTTCCCAACCGCCTGGCTGTAAGCGAATTATTTTAAATAGCATCCTGCCCCAATTTTGAGTATTCATTGAATTTAAATAACCTAATCCATTCCAACTTGTTGGGTCGTTTTTCATATCATAAGCGATTTTCTTAATCAATTCCGCATCACTTATTTGAAAAATATTTTGAGTCTGTAACCTTTCAAACTCTTCTTCTCCTAAAATAGAAGCCATTTCTTCTTTGTACATTATAATTTTGGTTACTTGCTCACTCGTTAACTCTCTTGCGAACTTCTTTTCATCTAAATCGCCAAGTATCTCTTCTGGAAATGGTATATCTAGTTGCGTCTGTTCTTCTTTAGGTGGTACATCTAAAATGTAAATTTTTCCAATAAAATGTTTAAACATTCTGCCGCTACGACCCATAATATTCTTATAGGTAAAGTCGTTTAATCTTGCCCTTCCTTTTCCACTTCTATTTGCCCAAATAATTACATTTTCTGCAGAAGTATTTACACCCTCAATTATAGAGGAAGTAGATATTACATTATTTAAGCCTTCTGGTTCTTCAAATAGCTTGACTTGGATTTGACTTAAAGAACGATGAAGTCTTCCATTATGAATTCCAGTTCCTCTCTTTATTAATTTTGTAAGACTCCAGTTAAAAGAATAGTTTTTACTTAACCAAGCTGAAAATTTATTAAGTAGTTCACGTTCTTGTTCAACATTACTTCCTATCAGCAATGTTGAAAGGCTTTCTATATTTTTATAAGTTCCCGCATAAATAAGAGATTTAGTTTGTGTTTCTTTTAGAATGTTAAGTAATTTCAAGCTTTTTAATTCTTCATCATTTTGAGTTCTTCGTGAAAATCGTGTTTTTCAAGAAAAACAGTATTGAAATCTAGCGAAAAGAATTCCATTCCGATTGTGAAAGGATTTTCTTTTAAATGACTAATATTGGGTGCTAAAAAATAACGTTGTTTAGCAACTTTACCGAGCTTTAAAATAGCTTTTACAAGAGTAGGGGAGCGATCAGTATCAAATTTTGAACTAGCTTTATAGAATTCATCAATGATGAGAATATCTAACTGTTCTATTTTTCCAACATAATTAATAGCACGCTCCTGTGGGAATATAAATATATTTTTATCTGCAAGTTCAACTTCGGTAGTTGTAATTATTTTATATTCATGCGCAAATTTTTTATAGAGTCTTCTTCTTGTTTCATCTGTTAGTGCTATAGTTGGAACGATAATAACAACGTTTGTTGGTTTTTTAATTGAAATGTAAGCATCAATTACGAAGCTTTTTCCGAAACTTGTAGGTGCACTAACAGCAACATTTCTTCCCTCAATTAATTTGCTTAAAAGACTTGATTGTTCTCTATGTAGAGTTGGTATTTCTATATCCCCAGTATCTACTTTAAATACTTCATATACAAATCTATCTTGCCAACTCGCACTATCGTAATCTATATATGGATATAAGCCAGTTTCTTTAATCAAATGATTTACTAATCCTGAATATTGAATATTATTTTGTTGATGATAGTCTAAAAGTTTGATTAGTTCATCTCTAGCTATTGATTCTTGATTATCAATTAAATAATCATTTATTTTATGACAGGTTTCGAAAATATCCATATTGTAAACTAATCTTGATTCTTATAATGTTGTACATTCTGGATGAACTTATCGACGATAGGCTTTTTCTCGGGAACAGGAAATAGTATTAGATGAAAGTGAATCTCTGAATACTTAAATATAGATTTGCTACATTTTTTTACCTGTTTTTTAAAATACGATTCTGCTCGCTCCTTATGATATTCTATGATTTCTTTCTTGTATTTAGGAGAAAGAGAATTATTTTTCGCCGTTATCTGGCATTCATATAACATAAGAATTGGAATATGTAGTTTTGGCTTTAATTCATCAATCGAGGTTTTAGATGCTAGTAGCTTTTTTATTTGTTCCAGTAAGTCTTTTTCGTCTTTTAGTAAATCATTCAAGTCTGAAACATTAGTAACAATGCTATTTTCCTTTTTAAGTTTATCTGATAATAAGGAGTTTTCAACAGAATTGACTATGCTATATAGTCTTTCGTCCTCGATACTATTGTAAAACTTTGCCTCCCCAAACCAAACGGTAAAGGTCTTATCATCATTTACTATTATATGGACGCTATCAGCACCTTTAGCGTTATCTTGTACATTTTGCTTATAAAAAATTTTAGGAACAACAGGTAGAGCTTTATAATGATGTTTCATAAAACCATACAATATAATTTCAGCCAGTTCACTTCCTTGTCCATCTTGATTTTTTGAAAGATCTGTTAGTCTTAATTTTTTAGCTGCTTCTGTAAGAGCAGAATGTGATTTATCAATTAGCGCCATTCTGTCCTTATAAGAAAGTGCTGTTTCTGCAATATTATCCCAAATGAAATCTTGGAATTTTCGAAATCTCCATTTGCCGTCTGCGAAGTCATTTATCAGACTTAAAACATTTTTGTTTTCGATATGTTGAATTTCCCTCTCTGACTTTAGGTTTACAAATGAATCATCAATCAATATTTCGAAGTCAATGCTTGTTTGAGCCACTTTTATCGGATGTATTAAATTCTTATTTAAATGATGCCTAACAATTATATGTATTCAAAGTTTAATCTCCTTTCTTATGTTTGTGTGGTTTTAGGGACGGTGTATTTCCAGACGTCTTTTTATTATCCCGTTGGCGTCTATCAGGTTTCCCTGTTGATTTAGCGATTCTTTTTGGTCCTTTTTTAATTCCCATAATAATGATGTGTTTTTTTAGTATTAATAAA carries:
- a CDS encoding DUF1837 domain-containing protein, whose product is MAQTSIDFEILIDDSFVNLKSEREIQHIENKNVLSLINDFADGKWRFRKFQDFIWDNIAETALSYKDRMALIDKSHSALTEAAKKLRLTDLSKNQDGQGSELAEIILYGFMKHHYKALPVVPKIFYKQNVQDNAKGADSVHIIVNDDKTFTVWFGEAKFYNSIEDERLYSIVNSVENSLLSDKLKKENSIVTNVSDLNDLLKDEKDLLEQIKKLLASKTSIDELKPKLHIPILMLYECQITAKNNSLSPKYKKEIIEYHKERAESYFKKQVKKCSKSIFKYSEIHFHLILFPVPEKKPIVDKFIQNVQHYKNQD
- a CDS encoding DEAD/DEAH box helicase family protein, with translation MKLKLPELKKIYWQKVRTKNIAKQLLEPSSKLEYNFVSSHRSYTIIENNGIQYCLCSNPDTMPEGFDYVLLTNKKTTEERLENNEIRFKKWIKHPKIKEYTTDEIIESWKGNFSFIEEDLPEGINGLREPQIAALYSILSHLKISDEIGTVVMPTGTGKTETMLTTLIANRCEKIIITVPSDALRTQIFNKFYTLGLLKKFGIVNENALNPRVGILQQNFTESDELLEFINECNVVVTTMSILSKNSNELLVLLSENFSHLFIDEAHHSEARSWNRVRLFFKESKILQFTATPFRNDRKRVDGKIIFNFSLKKAQEQGYFKPISFLPIREYDFKKGDKIIAEKAVEKLREDIASGYNHILMARCENKTRAKEIFEIYEEFEDLNPIMVHSSIANKKAILESIVNCEHKIIVAVNMLGEGFDLPQLKIAAFHDIRKSLPITLQFAGRFTRTSHDDELGNATFIANLADSNVENELSELYAQDSDWNSLLSTLSSDEIEEQIDFNEFIDGFQYLESSKIPFQNIRFALSTVVYKNNFDKDDQDIVVDDTYDLKKFKKGIKGYDDLEYKFSDYNETAKTLVLITAGKSEVEWVNYKEVFGLNWQLTVLYYDTESNLLFIHSSDKSSLYKDLANAVLYDKALMINQLNVFKSFYDVKRVSLQNVGLKEFLNRKIRFTMRVGTDIEEALSIAEQQRGQKAFVFGSGYDEGDKITLGCSYKGRIWSYLRNDLRGFIKWCNKLGKKLIDESIDPNQVLKETLIPQIISDIPKIYPTHIDWDDNFYDNSESRVSFVIDNQEFSLTNCSIGLTNANANGEITFEIKTPSNSIQFKKELFIETIEENQIANFRIVKTSVNNGEILIGTKKFDLTEYLNANPPIVWFADGSRLEGNEYVELKQIILPYPTENLIAWDWSNVDLSKEAQGVVPLRTDSIQYATIQKLIAEDYDIVYDDDYSGEIADVITIKEFDKRIDVQFYHLKFAKDGNINTRIDNFYEVCGQAQKSIHWKHKKGTEFFEHLLKRKTKVRTGEERSRIEKGSSDDLERLLTIAKNKKPMNFEVFIVQPSLSKQSVSESIMTLLGVTENYLKEVGNIDLKVIVNK
- a CDS encoding DEAD/DEAH box helicase, with amino-acid sequence MDIFETCHKINDYLIDNQESIARDELIKLLDYHQQNNIQYSGLVNHLIKETGLYPYIDYDSASWQDRFVYEVFKVDTGDIEIPTLHREQSSLLSKLIEGRNVAVSAPTSFGKSFVIDAYISIKKPTNVVIIVPTIALTDETRRRLYKKFAHEYKIITTTEVELADKNIFIFPQERAINYVGKIEQLDILIIDEFYKASSKFDTDRSPTLVKAILKLGKVAKQRYFLAPNISHLKENPFTIGMEFFSLDFNTVFLEKHDFHEELKMMKN
- a CDS encoding vitamin K epoxide reductase family protein, whose protein sequence is MDNALHTFIKILQLLKVKYTKVYATDIILSQSDYPNLLAISESLSHYKIDSAAVKVENDSLDKLPLPCVVQVMVKEDERAPAILFFHTIEKVTDKDVTYYNYLNKKKTATKKQFIERWTGIALLVEKNENSQEPNIIEKLKKRRVEQVLKAILLVCLLMILVRNTAISEISLPVLLFFILNILGLVISYELVRYEISVYKPKLQHFCKGGKKLNCEAVLYSKQAQLLGSSLSLSTIAFSYFLAGFLLQVFSFKTNTFLLLGNISILSLIVIIYSIYTQAVILKKWCRFCLMLLGVMLLEIVVAYWGGFYGNIDQTLSQFLIFIGVAIYSLLSFMFLKPFLEQRKMLPLYKRTLNRFKDNPNTFKALLQDSEKIQNEPTGLGICLKNKNPKYKIIKVCNPYCGPCAKAHPILENLYKKGVIDLQILFTVHPQESYTQTAPVSHLLALAEKGDEDIIHKSLNDWYSMKKKDYSLFAKQYALNGEMKLQRHMIKAMSDWCILQGISHTPTIYIDGHELPEQYSIDDLTNILS